The Propionispora vibrioides genomic interval CCGGCGGTTGGCCTTGTATGACTGCCGCCGCTAACGCTTCCACAGCAGGAAACAGCGCATCCAGCATGGTTTTATCTCCCACCGTGCTCTTGCCCCGTTCCATTACGCCCTGTACGGCGGCCTGTCCCATCACGACCAGGTCACTGAGCTGCAGCGTTTCCTTGCCCTTGACCGGTGCCGCCCCTTTCATCAGGCAGGTGGCGATCAGCGTCCCCATCGTGGAAGGCACGGTGGCGTTCATTTTCATCCCCAGCTTCATGAATATTTTCCCCATATCCGTTTCCTCCAGACGGTCTATTTCCTCATAAACCGCCTGGAAGCCGCTGTACATAGTAAGTCCCAAATCACCATCCCCCATGGCGGCATCCAGCTCAATCAGATAATCTTTCTCCCGGTTCAACACTTCCACAATCGAACCCAAGGTTTTTTTTAAGCTTTCTTTTGTTATAACTGCCATGTATCCATCACCTCCGTTATCTGAACTGGGCAAAAAAGGGAGAATAGCAGGGGGCATCAAGCAGTTCCCGCAATTCATCATCCAATTTTAACAGGCTGATCGACATGCCGGCCATTTCCAGCGAGGTGGCATATTCCCCGATATATTTGCGGTGAATAGAAATTCCCTTGTCCTGCAGCAGGCTATGCGCTTTGCGATAAGCCAGATACAGTTCTTCCCTCGGCGTACCGCCCAGACCATTGACCAGTATCGCCACTCTGTCACCGGCTTGATACGGCAAATCCTCAACAAGCCGGTTTATCATATTTGTCACCACTTCATCGACCGGGTTCAGTTTGCTGCGCTCAATCCCCGGCTCGCCATGAATGCCCATGCCAATCTCCATTTCATCTTCGCCAATGCTGAACGTCGCCTTGCCCGCTTCCGGTACGATGCAAGGCGTCAGTGCCACCCCCAGCGTCCGGGTATTATCCACTGTTTTTTGCGCAATGCGGGTGACCTCGGCCAGGGAAAGCATATTTTCGGCCGCAGCGCCGGCAATTTTATAAGCAAAGACCAGACCGGCCACACCGCGCCGTTTATCTTCCTTACCCCTGGGAGCCGACGCGATGTCATCGGAAACCAGCACTTCCGTCACTTCGATGCCTTCCATTTCGTCCAAATCCCTGGCCATGCCAAAATTCATGATATCACCACCATAACGCCCATATAGGTGCAGCACTCCGGCGCCGGCATGAATCGCCTTATCCACTTCATGCATCGCCTCGGCACTGGGCGAGGCAAACACATTGCCTACAGTAACTCCATCAGCCAGCCCAAAACCCACGTAACCGAGAAAAACCGGCAAATGACCCGAACCGCCGCCGGTGGCAATAGCCACCTTGCCGGCCTTCTTTTCATCGGCCCGCACCAGGCAATGATAACTGTTATCCAGCATTTTCAAACTCTCCGGATGGGCCAGGACGATGCCTTCCACCGTTTCCCGCGCAAAGTCTTCCGGTTTATTAATCAGCTTTTTCATAGCGACACTCCTCACCTCTGATTTAAAAGCATCAACACCGCTCCGGCTTACCGCTGCAACAGCTTAATCTGCCGGGGATATTCCCATTGCTGCAGCTCCGCCAGCGGCACTACCGGCGGTTCTTTGCCGCTACTGAGCACGAGCGTCCGGTAATAGATCTCCGCCAATTCCTCCACATAATGGGCTTTGAGCAAGGCTTCCTTCAATACCTTGTCGACGGCGATAACACCGTGACTTTCCATGAGCGCCACATCGGCAATGGCCAGCGGCGCCACCACGCTTTGCGCCAGTTCAGGAGTACCGGGCCTGCCGTAGGGCGCCACCGGAATATATCCTTCCCTGCAGCCCAGACCGGCCACTTCGTAGACGATAGCCGGGATTGTCTTTTTCAGTACGGCAAAAGCGGTGGCATAGCGGGAATGCGTGTGGGCAACGGCATGAATGTCCGGCCTTGATTTATAGACAGCTAGATGCATCAGTGTCTCGCTGGTCGGCCGCATCCCCGTTTCCGCTTCGATGACACAGGCTTCCAGATCAATCACCACAATATCGTGATAGCTTAACTCTTCCCGGTCTACGCCGGTAGGAGTAATACATACATAACCACTCTCGGGGTCCCGCACACTGAAATTGCCCGCCCGGTGCTTGCATAGTCCCGAACGGTCGGCATTTAGTGCATAGGTTACCACTTGTTTTTTCAATTCCTCCAACATATTGTTCACTCCATTTCTCTTATTTTTACGAGCGGTACATGCCTCTTCAGCCTTCTCGCCAGCAAGGCATGTACCTTTTTGCTTATTTTGTCTGACTCAGTCTGGCATTGATGGCCTGCATGTGTCTGTAGTACCAGACGAAGGCCAGGGCGAATACAACCAGCGTTGCCAGGCCCAGCACTTCACCGTTAAAGGCATGGGCCAGGGCCCAGCGGAATTCCGGCGCCTCCAGTTGAATCCAGGTGATGTACTGCCCGGCGTTTACGTTAAGCGTACCGGTGGCGGCCGCCATTTTGGTGATCATGGGGGCAAAGCTGGTTGCTACCGCAAGATACATCGGTGTCGCAATAGTCGAAACAATAATCATCCGGAATAGATTGCCGCCTGTAACAACCAACGCAGGAACAGTAACGCAAACGTTGATAATCGAAGCAAGCGGAATAACGTTATTCATGCCCATGCGACTCATGACCAAGGCTAAAATCAGCTCCACCGGCACCAAAATAATGGCAGTAACCCATATCTCATTCTGCCCGGCCAGGAAGGGCCAATCAAGTCCGACATAAAAATCCCGGCCCTTAAACTTGCTTTTCATATAACTGCCTGTCGCATCGGCAATCGGCGCCAAGGCCTGCATAAACAGTTTGGCCACCATCGGGAAAAGCACCATAGCGGTGGAAACCTGTACGGCAGTGATTAGAATGTCTTTAACGGCATAGCCGCCCATAAAGGCAATGAGTGCTCCGACAATAAAGCCCATCACACTGTTCTCGCCAAAGATCCCCAGCTTGTCTTTCAGTCCTTTGGCATCCAGGTTGACCTGATTGATGCCCGGTATAAAATCCAACACCTTGTTTATCAGGCCTAAAAAAACGCATTGAAGCATCATCGGGTGGGTACAGGCTACACCGGGAATGTTGCTGATTTTTTGTAATTGTTTCTGCGTGAGGTCGGCATTAAGCAGTTCAAGAATAATCTGTATAGCCGCCGCAATATACCCCAGCATCAGACTGCCCGAAAGATAAGAAACCATGCTGGCTACAAAAATTTTCCCCCAGACATTCCATAAGTCCACATTCAGGCAATTGGTCCACTTAAAGCCCAGCATCACCAGGTTGATGATAATTTGGACAGGGAACAACACCAATGCATACGGCCAGGCCCAGGCAATGGCGGCAATCGGTGACCAGCCCACATCAATGGCGGTTAGTTCCAGCCCCGTCCGTTTAACCAGGGCCGCTGCTGCCGGACTGATAGCATTAAACATAAAGCCCAGGACAACATTCATGCCGGTAAAGGCAATGCCTAAGGTTAAACCGGCAACAACGGCCCGTTTCAGCTTCATTTTCATCAGCAAACCAAGTAGAATCATGATAACCGGTAAAAAGATCGCCGCCCCTAGGCCCAATATATAATTTAGAACTGATTCCATATAGCTTTCATCTCCCATTTCCTATTTTTCAGCCAAACCCCGGCGGATACCGTATCGCTACCATCCGCCTCTTACTCTACAGCCAGTAACATGATATAATAGCCTTGTACTATTTTCTTTTAGCTTCTTCTGCTTACGGCAGGGAAGCTTTTTTTATTGCTGCGCCCATATCCTTATATCTACTGTTTGAGAAACCCCTTCAATTTCTCAAATTCCTCATCCATGCCGACTCCCGTCAAAAAGGGAATGCCGCTAATGGTCGGTATATTCCAGATATTTGCGCCACTGGACACAATGGATACATAAATATCGCATTGATCAATAATACTTTCCAGTGACTTGATATCGACCGCCTCTACCGCCACGTCCAGCCCTTCCTCCTCACACAGGCTGCCGATTTTGGATGCCACGGTCTGGGAAGTCGCCACCCCTGAGCCGCAGGCCACAAAAATTTTTTTCATTTCCATCACTCCTTTTCTTTTATTGCTGAACTCCGGTATAGCCGGAAGTTACGCCAATATTTTATTTAACAGTAAAATCATCGTTTTAGGGTTGTCGGACTGATACAGGGTGAGCAGTTTCTCTTTATCGGAGAAAATAGCCATTAGTTTACTTAAGGTGGTCAAATGTTCTTTGGGATCGGTAACCGCCAGCATGAAGACCAGCTTCACCGCCACCTCTCTGCCGCTGTTGCCCATTTCCTTGAAAGTAACCGGTGCCGCAAGGCGGGCGACCAGGATGGCAGCCTGCTTCACATGCCTCGGATCGGTATGGGGCACCGCCACCTCTACCCCTAGCGTCTTTAATCCTGTAGGAAAGACGGCTTCCCGTTCGATAACGGCGGGGCCATAACTTTCTTTTACATACCCTCTGCTATGCAAGACGGCTGCCAGCTGGGCAAGCAGCCGCTCCTTATCATCAGCCATGTAGTCTAATAGAATCAATTCTTCATCTAACAACGACGTACTCATTTGCAACTCCTCCTTCTTGGGATTATTTCCTGTCAACTCCATCTATTGCAAGTCCTATGCCAGGTTAGTGCATAATGAAGAACTGCTTGTATTATCCCATATGGGGCGTCCCAACTTATGCACTAATCAAGCGATCGGTAGTTAGTGCATAAGTTTATCATTATCTTCCAGAGGGCCGATTTTCCCCGTATTATCCAGTTTAAGCGAGAATGGCTGGACAAAACAAAAGGAATCCCTTATGCTTTAGCTAAAGGAATTCCGCTGTCAGCCATATGCACTGCCGATTTTCCATGGAGTGAAGCAAATGAAAAAATCCGACCGTATTATGCAGTTTATCAAAGACACCCTGACTTATCATGAATTGTTAAATGCCGTTCAGCTTGGCCGCAATCCGGGCATCGACGCCATGCGTATCCAAAACGAACTGGGAATTGTCCGGAATAATGCCAGCACCCTGTTAAACCAATTGTGGAAAGAAAAGCGGCTGGTCAAAATCAACAGCCGGCCGGTCACATTTCTGCCGCATAGCCTGATCGCCACACTACAAAATGAAAGTCTGAAGAACAAGACCATTTTGACGCTTGCCGAACTGAACGCGGCATTAGCCACAGTCAGTCTGGAACAAAAGGGCGATCCTTTTTTGCGCCTATTGGGCCACACCGGCAGCCTGGCCAACCAGATCGGTCAGGCCAAAGCAGCCATTGTGTATCCGCCCAAAGGCCTACACACCCTTATTCTGGGCGAAAGCGGCGTAGGGAAAACTACCTTTGCCGACGCAATGCATGCTTACGGTATGGTAATCAAACACCAAACGCCGGAAACCTATCCCCTGGTAACCTTCAACTGCGCCGACTATTTTAACAATCCCCAGTTATTGCTCTCCCAGCTATTCGGACATGTAAAAAACGCCTTTACCGGAGCCGACCGTGATAAGGCCGGTCTGGTGGAAAGAGCCAACGGCGGCATTTTATTTCTTGATGAAATACACCGTTTGCCTCCCGACGGTCAGGAAATGCTGTTTCATCTCATGGACAAGGGAGAGTACAGCCGTCTCGGCGAGACAGGAGCCAAACGCAACAGCAATCTGCTCATTATCGGCGCGACAACCGAAAGCCCTGACAAAGCTCTTCTGGCAACTTTTATCCGCCGCATTCCGGTTACCATTACCCTGCCGTCCTTCAGTGAAAAGCCCATCAGTGAAAAGGTGGAAATTATTGACCACTTTTTCTACATAGAAGCGTTGAATTTAAGCAAGCAGATCATCCTTACCCCGGACGTGCTTAAAGCACTGGCCATCTACCCCTTTAAAATCGGCAACATCGGCCAGTTGCGCTCGGAAATAAAGCTGCTGTGCGCTAAAGCCTTTCTACAGCACCTCCAGAACAATCAAACCATTACCATTGAGTTCTCCATGCTGTCCAAGGATATCCGGGAAGGACTCTTCGATTATGCCAAGCAGGACCCGGCAACGAAAAATTACTTGAATATGTTCTCTGAGAACGTTATTATTTCTCCCTCGCAAGACCTGAATCCCTATCCTTTTGAGATGAAAAACGATATTTATGAATTAATCTCGCACCAAATGGACGATTTGAAACGCCAGGGTCTTAGCAACGACAATATTAATGAGGCACTGAAAAATCAGGTTGAAGAGTATTTCAGCAGCATCATGAAAAACTTCCACAGCGCCCGGCCCAATATTGATACACTGTACAAGCTTATCCCCAGGGAAATTGTTGACGCAACTTCGGAACTGATTGAATTTGCCCAGCATTATCTGGTAACCAAATTCAACAATAAGTTCATTTTCGGCCTGTCCTTTCATATTCAGGCCTTGCTGAAACGCATTGAGGAAGGCCGCTCGGTTCCCAACCCGCATCTGTCCAAAATTAAACGGGAAAACCCCAAGGAATTTCAGCTTGCCCGGGAACTGGTAAAGACCCTCAGCGAAAAATTCGGCGTAGTCATCCCGGAGGATGAAAAAGGGTTTCTGGCCCTGCTGCTGGCACACAACCGTCTGGAAGCTCCCAACGGCGACAAAATCGGCATCATTGTCGTCTGCCACGGTGACACAACGGCGACCAGTATGGCTAATGTAGCCAGACTCCTGCTGAATACCGAGTGGATCAAGGCCATTGATATGCCCCTCAACGCAACCATCAGCGAGACCTACAGCAAAGTAAAGAGTACCGCTATGGCCATCCATCGCGGCAAAGGCATCATTCTCCTGGTCGATATGGGGTCTCTGCTGCAGTTTGAAGAACAGTTAATGACCGACACCGGCATAAAAGTAAAAACAATTGACCAGGTTTCAACACCGCTTATTCTGGAGGTACTGCGCAGCGTCCTTTATAAGCAGGACGACCTGGATACACTTTTTCATACCTTAACCAATCAAAAAACGGCAGCCTTAACACCGGCGAAAAAAATGCAGACAGCTCTTCTGTCT includes:
- the dhaL gene encoding dihydroxyacetone kinase subunit DhaL; this encodes MAVITKESLKKTLGSIVEVLNREKDYLIELDAAMGDGDLGLTMYSGFQAVYEEIDRLEETDMGKIFMKLGMKMNATVPSTMGTLIATCLMKGAAPVKGKETLQLSDLVVMGQAAVQGVMERGKSTVGDKTMLDALFPAVEALAAAVIQGQPPAEAGAAAYRAAVAGVEQTKTLQSVHGRAAYYSQKSVGRQDPGATAVMLIIKGIVQPEDN
- a CDS encoding dihydroxyacetone kinase subunit DhaK, with product MKKLINKPEDFARETVEGIVLAHPESLKMLDNSYHCLVRADEKKAGKVAIATGGGSGHLPVFLGYVGFGLADGVTVGNVFASPSAEAMHEVDKAIHAGAGVLHLYGRYGGDIMNFGMARDLDEMEGIEVTEVLVSDDIASAPRGKEDKRRGVAGLVFAYKIAGAAAENMLSLAEVTRIAQKTVDNTRTLGVALTPCIVPEAGKATFSIGEDEMEIGMGIHGEPGIERSKLNPVDEVVTNMINRLVEDLPYQAGDRVAILVNGLGGTPREELYLAYRKAHSLLQDKGISIHRKYIGEYATSLEMAGMSISLLKLDDELRELLDAPCYSPFFAQFR
- a CDS encoding class II aldolase/adducin family protein, with protein sequence MLEELKKQVVTYALNADRSGLCKHRAGNFSVRDPESGYVCITPTGVDREELSYHDIVVIDLEACVIEAETGMRPTSETLMHLAVYKSRPDIHAVAHTHSRYATAFAVLKKTIPAIVYEVAGLGCREGYIPVAPYGRPGTPELAQSVVAPLAIADVALMESHGVIAVDKVLKEALLKAHYVEELAEIYYRTLVLSSGKEPPVVPLAELQQWEYPRQIKLLQR
- a CDS encoding PTS galactitol transporter subunit IIC; the protein is MESVLNYILGLGAAIFLPVIMILLGLLMKMKLKRAVVAGLTLGIAFTGMNVVLGFMFNAISPAAAALVKRTGLELTAIDVGWSPIAAIAWAWPYALVLFPVQIIINLVMLGFKWTNCLNVDLWNVWGKIFVASMVSYLSGSLMLGYIAAAIQIILELLNADLTQKQLQKISNIPGVACTHPMMLQCVFLGLINKVLDFIPGINQVNLDAKGLKDKLGIFGENSVMGFIVGALIAFMGGYAVKDILITAVQVSTAMVLFPMVAKLFMQALAPIADATGSYMKSKFKGRDFYVGLDWPFLAGQNEIWVTAIILVPVELILALVMSRMGMNNVIPLASIINVCVTVPALVVTGGNLFRMIIVSTIATPMYLAVATSFAPMITKMAAATGTLNVNAGQYITWIQLEAPEFRWALAHAFNGEVLGLATLVVFALAFVWYYRHMQAINARLSQTK
- a CDS encoding PTS sugar transporter subunit IIB; protein product: MKKIFVACGSGVATSQTVASKIGSLCEEEGLDVAVEAVDIKSLESIIDQCDIYVSIVSSGANIWNIPTISGIPFLTGVGMDEEFEKLKGFLKQ
- a CDS encoding PTS sugar transporter subunit IIA; amino-acid sequence: MSTSLLDEELILLDYMADDKERLLAQLAAVLHSRGYVKESYGPAVIEREAVFPTGLKTLGVEVAVPHTDPRHVKQAAILVARLAAPVTFKEMGNSGREVAVKLVFMLAVTDPKEHLTTLSKLMAIFSDKEKLLTLYQSDNPKTMILLLNKILA
- a CDS encoding sigma 54-interacting transcriptional regulator, whose protein sequence is MKKSDRIMQFIKDTLTYHELLNAVQLGRNPGIDAMRIQNELGIVRNNASTLLNQLWKEKRLVKINSRPVTFLPHSLIATLQNESLKNKTILTLAELNAALATVSLEQKGDPFLRLLGHTGSLANQIGQAKAAIVYPPKGLHTLILGESGVGKTTFADAMHAYGMVIKHQTPETYPLVTFNCADYFNNPQLLLSQLFGHVKNAFTGADRDKAGLVERANGGILFLDEIHRLPPDGQEMLFHLMDKGEYSRLGETGAKRNSNLLIIGATTESPDKALLATFIRRIPVTITLPSFSEKPISEKVEIIDHFFYIEALNLSKQIILTPDVLKALAIYPFKIGNIGQLRSEIKLLCAKAFLQHLQNNQTITIEFSMLSKDIREGLFDYAKQDPATKNYLNMFSENVIISPSQDLNPYPFEMKNDIYELISHQMDDLKRQGLSNDNINEALKNQVEEYFSSIMKNFHSARPNIDTLYKLIPREIVDATSELIEFAQHYLVTKFNNKFIFGLSFHIQALLKRIEEGRSVPNPHLSKIKRENPKEFQLARELVKTLSEKFGVVIPEDEKGFLALLLAHNRLEAPNGDKIGIIVVCHGDTTATSMANVARLLLNTEWIKAIDMPLNATISETYSKVKSTAMAIHRGKGIILLVDMGSLLQFEEQLMTDTGIKVKTIDQVSTPLILEVLRSVLYKQDDLDTLFHTLTNQKTAALTPAKKMQTALLSVCITGQGSSLIAKNILEELIKSRYKEEVKVVAVDYLNAQKQLSDLQQHYQVVAAVGNINPGLSIPYFSINKLLDTAYQEQLFQLLDSSLQGLAIPAATSKTVYETAKDMLEKYVKYVNPKLAVVNIKKCLSKLPYIPDNQDLLLDLIVHMGCMLDRCLHKDAVVFENMHSFIKENQPEFEQTRQVLDSLAKEYDTVINNDEVCYIVKIIKCHV